Proteins encoded within one genomic window of Actinoplanes octamycinicus:
- the ettA gene encoding energy-dependent translational throttle protein EttA: protein MAQFIYVLEKARKAHGDKVVLDNVTLNFLPGAKIGVVGPNGAGKSTLLKVMAGLETLSNGDAKLMPGYTVGMLAQEPPLNDAKTVLGNIEEAVAETKAKLERFNKIAEQMATDYTDELMEEMGKLQEELDHADAWDIDSQLELAMDALRCPPPDADVTQLSGGERRRVALCKLLLEAPDLLLLDEPTNHLDAESVHWLEQHLAKYAGTVIAITHDRYFLDNVAGWILELDRGRAYPYEGNYSTYLDKKAQRLAVEGRKDAKLKKRLTEELEWVRSNAKARQTKSKSRLDRYEEMAAEAEKTRKLDFEEIQIPPGPRLGNTVIEVSDLVKGFDGRTLIDHLSFSLPRNGIVGIIGPNGVGKTTLFKTIVGLEQPDEGSVRIGDTVKLSYVDQSRAGLDPSKTVWEVVSDGLDHMMVGKVEMPSRAYVAAFGFKGPDQQKPTKVLSGGERNRLNLAMTLKIGGNVILLDEPTNDLDVETLSSLENALLEFPGCAVVISHDRMFLDRVATHMLAWEGTDEDPDKWFWFEGNFEAYEKNKIDRLGAEAARPHRVTYRKLTRD from the coding sequence GTGGCCCAGTTCATCTACGTCCTGGAAAAGGCGCGCAAGGCGCACGGCGACAAGGTCGTGCTGGACAACGTGACGCTGAACTTCCTGCCGGGCGCCAAGATCGGTGTGGTCGGCCCGAACGGCGCCGGTAAGTCCACGCTGCTCAAGGTGATGGCGGGGCTCGAGACGCTGAGCAACGGCGACGCCAAGCTGATGCCGGGCTACACCGTCGGCATGCTCGCGCAGGAGCCGCCGCTCAACGACGCCAAGACCGTCCTCGGCAACATCGAGGAGGCGGTCGCGGAGACCAAGGCCAAGCTGGAGCGGTTCAACAAGATCGCCGAGCAGATGGCCACCGACTACACCGACGAGCTGATGGAGGAGATGGGCAAGCTCCAGGAGGAGCTGGACCACGCCGACGCGTGGGACATCGACTCGCAGCTGGAGCTGGCGATGGACGCGCTGCGCTGCCCGCCGCCGGACGCCGACGTCACCCAGCTCTCCGGTGGTGAGCGCCGCCGCGTCGCGCTCTGCAAGCTGCTGCTCGAGGCGCCCGACCTGCTGCTGCTCGACGAGCCCACCAACCACCTGGACGCGGAGAGCGTCCACTGGCTGGAGCAGCACCTGGCGAAGTACGCCGGCACCGTCATCGCGATCACCCACGACCGGTACTTCCTGGACAACGTGGCCGGCTGGATCCTCGAGCTGGACCGCGGCCGGGCGTACCCGTACGAGGGCAACTACTCGACCTACCTGGACAAGAAGGCGCAGCGCCTGGCGGTCGAGGGCCGCAAGGACGCCAAGCTCAAGAAGCGCCTCACCGAGGAGCTCGAGTGGGTCCGGTCGAACGCCAAGGCGCGGCAGACCAAGTCGAAGTCCCGCCTGGACCGCTACGAGGAGATGGCCGCCGAGGCGGAGAAGACCCGGAAGCTGGACTTCGAGGAGATCCAGATCCCGCCGGGCCCGCGTCTGGGCAACACCGTGATCGAGGTCAGCGACCTGGTCAAGGGCTTCGACGGGCGGACGCTGATCGACCACCTGTCGTTCTCGCTGCCGCGCAACGGCATCGTCGGCATCATCGGCCCGAACGGCGTCGGCAAGACCACGCTGTTCAAGACCATCGTCGGGCTGGAGCAGCCGGACGAGGGCTCGGTGCGGATCGGCGACACGGTCAAGCTGTCCTACGTCGACCAGAGCCGGGCCGGCCTGGACCCGTCGAAAACCGTGTGGGAGGTCGTCTCCGACGGGCTCGACCACATGATGGTCGGCAAGGTCGAGATGCCGTCCCGGGCCTACGTCGCGGCCTTCGGCTTCAAGGGTCCGGACCAGCAGAAGCCGACCAAGGTCCTCTCCGGCGGTGAGCGCAACCGGCTCAACCTGGCGATGACGCTGAAGATCGGCGGCAACGTGATCCTGCTCGACGAGCCGACCAACGACCTGGACGTCGAGACGCTCTCCAGCCTGGAGAACGCTCTGCTGGAGTTCCCCGGCTGCGCCGTGGTGATCTCCCACGACCGGATGTTCCTGGACCGGGTCGCCACCCACATGCTCGCGTGGGAGGGCACCGACGAGGACCCGGACAAGTGGTTCTGGTTCGAGGGCAACTTCGAGGCGTACGAGAAGAACAAGATCGACCGCCTCGGCGCCGAGGCGGCGCGTCCGCACCGGGTGACCTACCGCAAGCTGACGCGTGACTGA
- a CDS encoding YbjN domain-containing protein yields MPWWSWRPGSAAGNEPDTGGEVAVQSTVRVGVPAQREPSRTAAPSELPAAGSSDLVEPVSLTRIGKALDLLDIRFLADGGGSLLAMWERHAVLFTLEGPDDEILVMRARPHATVPPDWADRAYRVVNEWNHTRRFCKAYVGDPTERGQLPIYAELQVPLAAGTHDTLLVELLDCGAAVATSFVDWLHDEGALL; encoded by the coding sequence ATGCCGTGGTGGTCATGGCGTCCGGGATCGGCCGCGGGTAACGAGCCGGATACCGGTGGCGAAGTGGCGGTGCAGAGCACCGTCCGCGTCGGTGTCCCGGCCCAGCGCGAGCCGAGTCGGACCGCCGCTCCGTCCGAACTGCCTGCCGCCGGATCGTCCGATCTGGTGGAGCCGGTGTCGCTGACGCGCATCGGCAAAGCGCTCGACCTGCTCGACATCCGGTTCCTCGCCGACGGCGGCGGGAGCCTGCTCGCCATGTGGGAGCGGCACGCGGTGCTGTTCACCCTGGAGGGGCCGGACGACGAGATCCTGGTGATGCGCGCCCGCCCGCACGCGACGGTGCCGCCGGACTGGGCGGACCGGGCGTACCGGGTGGTCAACGAGTGGAACCACACCCGGCGCTTCTGCAAGGCCTATGTGGGTGACCCGACCGAGCGCGGCCAGCTGCCGATCTACGCGGAGCTGCAGGTCCCGCTCGCCGCCGGCACCCACGACACCCTCCTGGTCGAGCTGCTGGACTGCGGCGCCGCCGTCGCCACCTCGTTCGTGGACTGGCTCCACGACGAGGGCGCCCTGCTCTGA
- a CDS encoding PKD domain containing protein produces MRRRHLAVATVFLAALAGSPPPAMADITQSEIVSSNPVDWTPHVLDGTVWALAVVGDTVIVGGAFTKVADSSRRTTLARKNIFAFDLHDGSIRSFAPEVDGAIYSLAPGADGTVYAGGAFKTVNGASSRGLTRLWLGSGNRDTSFKARVNWGDVRALATRGDDLYAAGTFTAINGTGRVALARMDAETGAVDQGFDAHLAGPGLSRTRVEHFDVTADGRKLVAVGAFLKAGSSDRTQIALFDVGGSSAQLTGWYTRAYEPQCMKGFDTYLRQVKFSPDGTYFVVAATGRASSAQKLCDSAARFETNRTGEQRPTWVQRTGGDSLYAVAITGPAVYLGGHQRWFDNPYGTDGNGPGPGAVSRPGIGAVNPITGKALSWNPTRSRGVGVRAFLTVPRGLLVGSDTDQLGKEYHGRLGMFPLD; encoded by the coding sequence ATGCGTCGTCGCCATCTGGCCGTCGCCACCGTTTTCCTCGCCGCCCTGGCCGGTTCCCCGCCACCGGCGATGGCCGACATCACGCAGTCCGAGATCGTCTCCAGCAATCCGGTGGACTGGACCCCGCACGTGCTGGACGGCACGGTGTGGGCGCTCGCCGTGGTCGGCGACACGGTGATCGTGGGTGGCGCGTTCACCAAGGTGGCGGACAGCAGCCGGCGGACCACCCTGGCCCGGAAGAACATCTTCGCGTTCGACCTGCACGACGGCTCGATCCGGTCGTTCGCCCCGGAGGTGGACGGCGCGATCTACTCGCTGGCGCCGGGCGCCGACGGGACGGTCTACGCCGGGGGCGCGTTCAAGACCGTGAACGGCGCCTCGTCGCGCGGGCTGACCCGGCTCTGGCTGGGCAGCGGCAACCGGGACACCTCGTTCAAGGCCCGGGTCAACTGGGGTGACGTGCGCGCGCTGGCCACCCGGGGCGACGACCTCTACGCGGCCGGCACGTTCACCGCGATCAACGGGACCGGGCGGGTCGCGCTGGCCCGGATGGACGCCGAGACCGGCGCCGTCGACCAGGGCTTCGACGCGCACCTGGCCGGGCCGGGACTGAGCCGGACCCGGGTCGAGCACTTCGACGTCACGGCGGACGGGCGCAAACTGGTCGCGGTGGGCGCGTTCCTCAAGGCGGGGAGCTCCGACCGTACGCAAATCGCGCTCTTCGATGTCGGTGGCTCGTCGGCGCAGCTCACCGGGTGGTACACGCGGGCCTACGAGCCGCAGTGCATGAAGGGCTTCGACACCTACCTGCGCCAGGTGAAATTCTCCCCGGACGGCACCTATTTCGTGGTCGCGGCGACCGGCCGGGCCTCCTCGGCGCAGAAACTCTGCGACTCCGCCGCGCGCTTCGAGACGAACCGGACCGGCGAGCAGCGGCCCACCTGGGTGCAGCGGACCGGCGGCGACTCGCTCTACGCGGTGGCGATCACCGGGCCGGCCGTCTATCTGGGCGGGCACCAGCGCTGGTTCGACAACCCCTATGGCACCGACGGCAACGGCCCGGGGCCGGGCGCGGTCTCCCGCCCGGGCATCGGCGCGGTCAACCCGATCACCGGCAAGGCCCTGTCCTGGAACCCGACCCGCTCCCGCGGCGTCGGCGTCCGCGCCTTCCTGACCGTCCCGCGCGGGCTGCTGGTCGGCTCGGACACGGACCAACTGGGCAAGGAGTATCACGGCCGCCTGGGCATGTTCCCCCTCGACTGA
- a CDS encoding globin — MSAPVPEEVSFFAAVGGEETFRRLVDVFYEGVAQDPLLRPMYPEEDLGPAAERLTLFLMQYWGGPNTYSASRGHPRLRMRHAPFRVGPAERDAWLAHMRVAVDSLGLEPQLHTMLWDYLERAAYFMVNTMDPAHG, encoded by the coding sequence GTGAGCGCACCCGTACCGGAAGAGGTCAGCTTCTTCGCCGCCGTCGGCGGCGAGGAGACGTTCCGCCGCCTCGTCGACGTGTTCTACGAGGGCGTCGCGCAGGACCCGCTGCTGCGGCCGATGTATCCGGAGGAGGATCTCGGTCCGGCCGCCGAGCGGCTCACGCTGTTCCTGATGCAGTACTGGGGCGGTCCGAACACGTATTCGGCCAGCCGCGGCCATCCCCGGCTGCGGATGCGGCACGCGCCGTTCCGGGTCGGCCCGGCCGAGCGGGACGCCTGGCTGGCGCACATGCGGGTGGCGGTCGACTCGCTCGGCCTCGAGCCGCAGTTGCACACCATGCTCTGGGACTACCTGGAGCGCGCGGCCTATTTCATGGTGAACACCATGGATCCGGCGCACGGATAG